The DNA region TGTCAGCAACTTTTGGGTACATCAGCTGGAAGTCTTGCTCAATCTTAAGTAAAAGTGATTAAATGAAACATTCTTGTTGGTTGTGGAGCACTACATTGACTTCCCCAAAGCTAAATTACATGCTGACCAATATTGCAAACTCTtcagaaacaaagaaaatcaaagtcAGCATTAGCTAGGACTGACTGGTTTTAAGGGTATGTAAAGCATTATGAGTACACAAAGAGTTATGAAAATGATGTATAAAACTTAACTAGTGCGAAGCAAAGACAATTAGAATTAACCAGGACTTCTGAGTGATAGCTACAGCACTACCAGGATGGTTTCAAGACTGTTATGGTAGCCTCCTAAATAATCATTACCAAGTTTCTCACACCCCATAAATGTAATGCAGACAATATTATTCTCACTGCTTTGACAAATAAAGAGCTCGAGAAAAGAAGATATTGACTACCACAGTTTGAAATGATTTGACTTTGTAGTAACCTACCATCCCAATACCAAGCAGCCTGGGGAACTCCTCCAAGATTTCTGCAACAGTTCTCTCCCTATCTTTCACCCATTCTGCCCTGTGCTTTGATGTCAATGACATGTACTCTTTGACTTTGGTAGTAGGTGCACAGTTGTCCTTTAGCCACTGAACCTTTGCAAGTACATCTTCGGCTGTCTCTTGCTTCTCATCGGGTTCATCAGGAGTTGCTGCACTTGCATTAACTGTTAAAAGTACAAAcacatcaatattattataacctccagataaattatattaaataatatccATTCAGTCCCTTTGTATAGCGATTCATTAAATTTTGTCCTTGCTTCCATGTCCTGAACCAAGTTGGTTGGGTACTCCTGAGGCAACTCGTGAAGTTGAAAACTATGAGCACACTCTATTTATATGACATGACAATGACTTGTGCATCAGAAATAccactttcctttttttgtccAGCCCCTAAAACACAAACTTCCTTGAGTGCTGTTGTTACACATTCCAAGCAAGCAATGCAAACAAGACCTGTGATAAAGAATCCTTTAGTATCTGTGGTGTAACACGGGCATGGGGCCttctaattaattttgttttctatttatgtggcatagtttttttgttttttatgggGCATTggggattttgttattttgttatatttttttatattagtttttgagtttttgttgttgtcgtcgatggtttttttgttttttttttttttttttgggggggggggtaataggTCAATTACCTTGATGCTTTCCAACTTCCTCCTTCCTTCCTTGATGCTCTCCAACTTCCTCCTTCCTTATCATATTTTTCCTCACATAACGCAAGTGTTCTTCAAGATAACCACCTGCAGGGCATCCTTTGGATCCTTTAGTGTAAAAGGCTTCctttagtaaaacaatgacaaagcaTATGTAAATTACACAGACAGGTCTAATTGTTTTTTCACATGCACTGACaattgtgaccatccaccaggAATGGGCTAAAAGTTGGGTTTTAGATTATTTGGCAAGTTAAGACTCctgaaaataagttttaaaattgtacattgtgtgtttgtgttgcTTGGTGGACAGAAAATAAACGTCACCGCTTGTGACTAAATCTTGTGTTTTCTATTGTTGGACATacctcaatattattatacctACTTTAAAGCCCATTTGTGGTGGACAGTCACAATTTGCCATACTTCATATGGAGTTGATTGTCTCATAACCTTCCAAGATGAAAGTATGTACacaaaattttaataattattgaaatttaatgtagaatatatgaatattcataagctaAGTGAACCAAGTGTGCATACTATTTCCAATCTTCAGATAAAAGCTTTAATAGTCGTGGTGATGACTAGGGCCATTCAATTGTACAAGCCTCTCTGATTCGGATGGGTTGCCCTTCAATAAGGCAAACATTATACTTACATATCCTGTGATTCCTTGAGGGTCTTTCAGGCTTGGGAATGCAGCAATCACACTCTCAGCCAGAGCACTCTTTTCAAATGCACCAGGGCTGTAACAT from Asterias rubens unplaced genomic scaffold, eAstRub1.3, whole genome shotgun sequence includes:
- the LOC117305615 gene encoding uncharacterized protein LOC117305615, whose amino-acid sequence is MSPPPMKRQKRLLFDTKKILSESPEGKSVTRSIEQSGFLTKKVRHQLVRILVSYLISHHGKNPGAFEKSALAESVIAAFPSLKDPQGITGYEAFYTKGSKGCPAGGYLEEHLRYVRKNMIRKEEVGEHQGRKEEVGKHQGN